In Brucella melitensis bv. 1 str. 16M, a genomic segment contains:
- a CDS encoding NAD-glutamate dehydrogenase, whose protein sequence is MTAKQDRSSKVKVSKASKEGKKGGKSKAFAAFSQLLFEWAPPEDLAAYDAAALESSALHGYAALEAYRKGKSIINIDDGIARHGKPHSRPVSVITIVNDNMPFLLDSIMGELNDHTSQIFMVVHPVLDISREKDELVILGEASQLAPAKGVERVSLVQIHLPALSKQAKADLTAGLKRVLGQVRSAVSDWKPMLKRLDGAIDDYKRAYKLTGNAAMPEAIAFLEWLRDDHFIFLGLRELVFEGTGKKRDLVAAKEPLGILGDNEVRVLRKDDDDTVTPREITEFLDSAEPLIVTKANSLSSVHRCSYLDYIGVKIFGGRGEAIGELRLVGLFTSVAYTSSVAGIPFIRSKADAVIRHLGFNREDHSGKALINVLEEYPRDELFQIDTESLTANAELILALGERPRVRAIPRLDRFGRFATVLVYIPRDRYDSAVREKIGHYLVDVYGGDSFEFHPVFLQNGLTRVQFVIRRHERSTPHVDREALEAEVRAMVRNWEDAVRESAETVDADTVALAASFPPSYREIFTAPEALVDAERIAGLSPEEPLFVDFYRYRTDGPDAVSLKLYHHGAPVVLSQRVPLLENMGFRVVSEQTIDLPHAGKDGAPVYLHDMQLVNAYGAPVDLSDDGEMLEEVFRTVWDGLADNDGYNALVQTARLTARQIMILRSYGRYLQQAGIAYSQSFIAAALNRYPEIASDLYALFDLRSNPSSKRRDAAEKKLVDAIETALLGVPSIDDDQILRRFRNLIEATLRTNAYQPDGDGKPRVTFAFKLNPRLVDGLPEPRPYREIFVYGPEVEGVHLRFGAVARGGLRWSDRAQDYRTEVLGLVKAQQVKNAVIVPVGAKGGFYPKRLPVGGDRNAVFEAGRDAYKVFISTLLSVTDNIEDNHVVPPTEVVRHDNDDPYFVVAADKGTATFSDTANAISQAHDFWLDDAFASGGSAGYDHKGMGITARGAWEAVKRHFREFDMDIQSEPFTVVGVGDMSGDVFGNGMLLSEQIRLVAAFDHRDIFIDPNPVPADGFAERKRLFELPRSSWQDYDRSKLSAGGGIYSRSQKTITLSAEASAAISLGKTTATPQEIMTAILKSKVDLLWFGGIGTYIRSSAETDAQVGDRANDAIRITGSEVGARVIGEGANLGVTQRGRIEYALAGGRGNTDAIDNSAGVNCSDVEVNIKIALAAAMRSGKLKRPARNKLLVSMTDDVSELVLRNNYLQPLALSLSERLGLAELPYQARFMAELENRKLLDRKVENLPSDAVLAERQKAGQPLTRPELAVLLAYAKLSLLDDLVASKLPDEPYFQSLLFGYFPKRMAKTYAEEISHHRLKREIIATLLANDAVNRGGITFVSRLADTTGKSPADILRTYVAVRDGFEINAIYDAIDALDNQVPGDVQNQFYHLVGEMLQATTAWVLRNDTTRANLTELVGTITRARAELEPRFDGLMPEYLKSALQADKAAFMEKGASASLAQRLANLQLADIMPDIALIAHLAGADVVAAAKAYFAVSEAFRIGRIEDAARSIPVADYYDGLALSRASDTITQAARGITIAALKRFAKEKDPAAAWLAADGARIEQVKNRMVALTEGGDLTVSRLAVAAGLMSDLAQ, encoded by the coding sequence GTGACTGCAAAGCAGGATCGGTCGAGCAAGGTTAAGGTTTCAAAGGCAAGCAAGGAGGGGAAGAAGGGAGGAAAGTCGAAGGCATTCGCTGCCTTTTCGCAGCTTCTCTTCGAGTGGGCGCCGCCGGAAGATCTCGCGGCTTATGATGCCGCCGCCCTCGAAAGTTCTGCCCTTCATGGCTATGCCGCGCTCGAAGCCTACCGCAAGGGCAAGAGCATCATCAATATTGACGACGGTATCGCACGCCATGGCAAGCCCCATAGCCGGCCGGTGAGCGTCATCACCATCGTCAACGACAATATGCCCTTTCTGCTCGACTCGATCATGGGTGAGCTGAACGATCATACCAGCCAGATTTTCATGGTCGTGCATCCGGTTCTCGATATTTCGCGCGAGAAGGACGAACTGGTCATTCTGGGTGAAGCTTCGCAGCTTGCGCCTGCCAAGGGTGTGGAGCGCGTCAGCCTGGTGCAGATTCACCTGCCCGCACTCAGCAAACAGGCCAAGGCCGATCTTACCGCCGGGCTGAAACGTGTTTTGGGTCAGGTGCGCTCTGCGGTCAGCGACTGGAAACCGATGCTGAAGCGGCTTGATGGCGCCATCGATGATTACAAGCGCGCCTATAAACTGACCGGCAATGCCGCGATGCCGGAAGCCATCGCGTTTCTTGAATGGCTGCGCGACGATCATTTCATTTTCCTCGGCCTTCGCGAGCTGGTTTTCGAGGGAACCGGCAAAAAGCGCGATCTCGTTGCGGCGAAGGAGCCGCTCGGAATTCTGGGCGATAATGAAGTGCGTGTGCTGCGCAAGGATGATGACGATACTGTCACCCCGCGCGAAATCACGGAATTCCTCGATAGCGCCGAACCGTTGATCGTCACCAAGGCAAATTCGCTTTCGTCGGTGCATCGCTGTTCCTATCTCGATTATATCGGCGTGAAGATTTTCGGGGGCAGGGGCGAAGCCATTGGTGAACTGCGCCTTGTTGGCCTCTTCACCTCGGTTGCCTATACGAGCTCGGTTGCAGGCATTCCGTTCATCCGCTCCAAGGCCGATGCGGTCATCAGGCATCTGGGCTTCAACCGCGAGGATCACTCGGGCAAGGCACTCATCAACGTGCTGGAAGAATATCCGCGTGACGAGCTTTTCCAGATCGATACGGAAAGCCTCACCGCCAATGCCGAACTGATCCTGGCGCTGGGCGAGCGCCCGCGTGTGCGCGCCATTCCGCGGCTGGACCGTTTCGGTCGTTTTGCCACGGTGCTGGTCTATATCCCGCGTGACCGTTACGATTCTGCCGTGCGTGAAAAGATCGGGCATTATCTGGTCGACGTCTATGGCGGCGACAGTTTTGAGTTCCACCCCGTCTTTTTGCAGAACGGCCTGACGCGCGTTCAGTTCGTCATCCGCCGTCATGAACGCTCCACGCCGCATGTGGATCGAGAGGCGCTGGAAGCTGAAGTGCGCGCCATGGTGCGCAACTGGGAAGATGCGGTGCGCGAAAGTGCTGAAACGGTGGATGCCGACACGGTTGCGCTTGCCGCGAGCTTTCCGCCTTCCTACCGCGAAATCTTCACCGCGCCGGAGGCGCTGGTCGATGCGGAGCGTATTGCGGGTCTCAGCCCCGAAGAGCCGCTCTTCGTCGATTTTTATCGCTACCGCACCGATGGGCCGGATGCGGTTTCGCTGAAGCTTTATCATCACGGTGCGCCGGTTGTGCTGTCGCAGCGTGTGCCGCTTCTGGAAAACATGGGCTTCCGTGTCGTCAGCGAGCAGACGATCGACCTGCCCCATGCAGGCAAGGATGGCGCGCCTGTCTATCTGCACGATATGCAGCTTGTGAACGCTTATGGTGCACCTGTCGATCTTTCCGACGATGGCGAGATGCTGGAAGAAGTCTTCCGAACGGTCTGGGACGGCCTGGCTGATAATGACGGCTATAATGCTCTGGTGCAGACCGCGCGCCTGACCGCGCGCCAGATCATGATCCTGCGTTCCTATGGCCGCTATCTACAGCAGGCAGGCATTGCCTATTCGCAAAGCTTTATTGCTGCCGCACTCAACCGTTATCCGGAAATTGCAAGCGATCTCTATGCGCTGTTCGATTTGCGCTCCAATCCTTCGTCCAAGCGGCGCGATGCGGCTGAAAAGAAGCTGGTCGATGCCATTGAGACCGCATTGCTCGGTGTGCCGAGCATTGATGACGACCAGATATTGCGCCGTTTCCGCAATCTGATCGAAGCGACGCTGCGTACTAATGCCTACCAGCCGGATGGCGATGGCAAACCGCGCGTCACCTTTGCCTTCAAGCTCAATCCGCGTCTGGTCGATGGCCTGCCGGAGCCGCGCCCCTATCGCGAAATCTTCGTCTATGGGCCGGAAGTGGAAGGCGTGCACCTGCGTTTCGGTGCGGTTGCCCGTGGCGGGTTGCGCTGGTCGGATCGCGCGCAGGATTATCGCACCGAAGTGCTGGGGCTTGTGAAGGCCCAGCAGGTGAAGAATGCGGTGATCGTGCCGGTTGGCGCCAAGGGCGGCTTCTATCCCAAGCGCCTGCCGGTTGGCGGAGACCGCAATGCGGTGTTTGAAGCCGGCCGCGATGCCTATAAGGTATTTATCTCCACGCTTCTGTCGGTCACTGACAATATTGAGGATAATCATGTCGTGCCACCGACGGAAGTCGTGCGCCATGACAATGACGATCCTTATTTCGTCGTTGCCGCCGACAAGGGCACGGCGACCTTCTCCGATACGGCGAACGCCATCAGCCAGGCGCATGATTTCTGGTTGGACGATGCCTTCGCATCCGGCGGTTCCGCCGGTTACGACCACAAGGGCATGGGCATTACCGCGCGCGGCGCGTGGGAAGCCGTGAAGCGGCATTTCCGCGAATTCGACATGGATATCCAGAGCGAGCCTTTCACGGTTGTCGGCGTGGGCGACATGTCGGGCGACGTGTTCGGCAATGGCATGTTGCTTTCCGAGCAGATCAGGCTCGTGGCCGCCTTCGACCATCGCGATATCTTCATCGATCCGAACCCGGTTCCAGCCGACGGTTTTGCCGAGCGCAAGCGTCTGTTTGAACTGCCGCGTTCGAGCTGGCAGGATTATGACCGCTCCAAGCTTTCGGCAGGTGGCGGCATCTATAGCCGCAGCCAGAAGACGATTACGCTGTCGGCAGAAGCATCCGCGGCTATCAGCCTTGGCAAGACCACGGCCACGCCGCAGGAAATCATGACCGCGATCCTGAAATCGAAGGTCGATCTTCTCTGGTTCGGCGGCATCGGTACCTATATCCGCTCGTCCGCCGAAACGGATGCGCAGGTGGGCGACCGCGCCAATGATGCGATCCGCATCACCGGCTCGGAAGTGGGCGCGCGCGTGATCGGGGAAGGCGCAAATCTCGGCGTGACGCAGCGCGGGCGCATCGAATATGCGCTGGCAGGCGGTCGCGGCAACACGGACGCCATCGACAATTCGGCGGGCGTCAATTGTTCCGACGTCGAGGTCAATATCAAGATCGCGCTGGCTGCCGCCATGCGTTCGGGCAAGTTGAAGCGCCCCGCGCGCAACAAGCTTCTCGTCAGCATGACCGATGATGTGTCGGAACTGGTTTTGCGCAACAACTATCTGCAACCGCTGGCGCTTTCGCTCAGTGAACGTCTGGGACTGGCCGAACTGCCCTATCAGGCGCGTTTCATGGCGGAGCTTGAAAACCGCAAGCTTCTGGATCGCAAGGTCGAGAACCTGCCTTCGGATGCTGTTCTGGCCGAACGCCAGAAGGCGGGCCAGCCGCTGACACGCCCGGAACTGGCGGTTCTGCTGGCCTATGCCAAGCTGTCGCTGTTGGATGATCTGGTGGCAAGCAAGCTTCCAGACGAACCTTACTTCCAGTCGCTGCTGTTCGGCTATTTCCCCAAGCGCATGGCCAAGACCTATGCGGAGGAAATTTCGCACCATCGTCTGAAGCGGGAAATCATCGCCACTTTGCTGGCAAATGATGCGGTCAATCGCGGCGGCATCACCTTTGTCAGCCGTCTGGCCGATACGACGGGCAAGTCGCCCGCCGATATTCTGCGCACCTATGTTGCGGTGCGCGATGGCTTTGAAATCAACGCGATCTATGACGCCATCGATGCGCTGGACAATCAGGTGCCGGGCGATGTGCAGAACCAGTTCTATCACCTCGTTGGTGAGATGTTGCAGGCCACCACGGCCTGGGTGCTGCGCAATGACACGACCCGTGCCAACCTGACGGAACTGGTGGGCACCATCACCAGGGCGCGTGCCGAGCTGGAACCGCGTTTCGACGGCCTGATGCCGGAATATCTGAAAAGCGCACTTCAGGCCGACAAGGCCGCATTCATGGAAAAGGGCGCGTCAGCCTCGCTTGCGCAGCGCCTCGCCAATCTCCAGCTTGCGGATATCATGCCGGATATTGCATTGATCGCGCATCTGGCTGGCGCAGACGTGGTGGCGGCTGCCAAAGCCTATTTCGCCGTTTCCGAGGCATTCCGCATCGGGCGGATAGAGGACGCCGCGCGCTCCATTCCCGTTGCCGACTATTATGATGGTCTGGCGCTTTCGCGGGCGAGTGATACGATCACACAGGCCGCACGCGGCATCACCATTGCGGCGCTGAAGCGCTTCGCCAAGGAGAAGGACCCAGCAGCGGCATGGCTTGCCGCGGATGGCGCCCGTATCGAACAGGTGAAAAATCGCATGGTGGCGCTGACGGAGGGAGGGGATCTGACCGTTTCCCGCCTTGCGGTTGCGGCGGGTCTTATGTCCGATCTGGCGCAATAA
- a CDS encoding MFS transporter, with translation MPFRKASGGQEQGLTEQVMAPRRHAARRGVWGWIFFDWAAQPFFTVVTTFIFGPYFISHVAATPEEGQMAWGYGFAVAGLLIAILSPILGSVADKTGARKPWIGFFAVLKIICLSLLWFAVPGANLFWVLCAFAIAMVAAEFSIVFNDSMMPRLVAREDIGRVSNIAWGLGYLGGMIVLIFVVFCLAASPETGRTIIGMKPLFGLDPQLGEGARITGPLAALWYFIFILPMFFFTPDAAKGEPLRTALRSGLSELKATLAEVRHRSGIVRFLAARMIYQDGVNALLALGGGYAAAMFHWTITEIGLFGMILNVMAIISCLIASRLDMRFGSKKVVIGALVLLFFASLGIISTARDYTLFGLLPFTLEGEGKLFGTAAEHSYLIYGLMIGAAFGPVQASSRSWFARSIKPEESGRYFGLYALAGRATSFMGPFLVASITAISGSAALGMSVLLLFFVAGFALTLITPYPADRLI, from the coding sequence GTGCCTTTTCGGAAAGCGTCCGGCGGACAGGAGCAGGGATTGACCGAACAAGTGATGGCGCCCCGCCGCCATGCCGCGCGTCGCGGCGTATGGGGATGGATTTTCTTCGATTGGGCGGCACAGCCCTTTTTCACGGTTGTAACCACATTCATTTTCGGCCCCTATTTCATTTCCCATGTCGCCGCCACGCCTGAAGAGGGGCAGATGGCGTGGGGATATGGTTTCGCGGTGGCGGGGTTGCTCATCGCCATTCTCTCGCCAATCCTCGGCTCGGTTGCGGATAAAACCGGTGCGCGTAAGCCCTGGATCGGCTTCTTTGCAGTTTTGAAAATCATTTGCCTGTCGCTTTTGTGGTTTGCGGTTCCGGGTGCAAACCTGTTCTGGGTTCTGTGCGCTTTCGCCATCGCCATGGTGGCGGCAGAATTTTCCATCGTCTTCAACGATTCCATGATGCCGCGTCTGGTGGCGCGTGAAGATATCGGGCGCGTGTCGAATATCGCCTGGGGGCTTGGCTATCTTGGCGGCATGATCGTGCTGATTTTCGTGGTCTTTTGCCTTGCCGCATCGCCGGAAACAGGCCGGACGATCATCGGGATGAAGCCGCTCTTCGGCCTTGATCCGCAACTGGGCGAGGGCGCGCGCATCACCGGGCCTCTGGCCGCGCTCTGGTATTTCATTTTCATCCTGCCGATGTTTTTCTTCACGCCCGATGCGGCAAAGGGTGAGCCCTTGCGCACGGCGCTTCGCTCCGGCTTGAGCGAGTTGAAGGCGACATTGGCGGAGGTGCGCCACCGTTCCGGCATTGTGCGCTTTCTTGCTGCGCGGATGATCTATCAGGATGGCGTCAATGCACTGCTGGCGCTGGGAGGCGGTTATGCTGCGGCCATGTTCCACTGGACGATTACCGAGATCGGACTTTTCGGCATGATCCTCAATGTCATGGCGATCATCAGTTGCCTCATCGCCAGCAGGCTCGATATGCGCTTCGGCTCCAAGAAGGTCGTGATCGGCGCGCTGGTGCTTCTGTTCTTCGCTTCACTTGGCATTATTTCGACAGCAAGGGACTATACGCTTTTTGGCCTCCTGCCCTTCACGCTGGAAGGCGAGGGCAAGCTCTTCGGTACCGCCGCCGAGCATAGTTATCTGATCTATGGGCTGATGATCGGCGCGGCCTTTGGGCCGGTGCAGGCTTCCTCGCGGTCCTGGTTTGCGCGCAGTATCAAGCCGGAGGAATCGGGCCGCTATTTCGGCCTTTATGCGCTGGCTGGCCGCGCAACCAGCTTTATGGGGCCATTTCTGGTGGCCAGCATTACCGCCATCAGTGGTTCAGCGGCTCTTGGCATGTCGGTACTGCTGTTGTTTTTTGTAGCAGGCTTTGCGCTGACGCTGATTACGCCCTATCCGGCGGACCGTCTGATATGA
- the purH gene encoding bifunctional phosphoribosylaminoimidazolecarboxamide formyltransferase/IMP cyclohydrolase, with protein sequence MAVSSKHIPAPDLHRVRRALLSVSDKTGLIDFAKALHANGVEILSTGGTAKSIAAAGIPVKDVSEITGFPEIMDGRVKTLHPAVHGGLLAVRNDPEHVAAMEEHGIGGIDLAVINLYPFEEVRFKGGDYDTTVENIDIGGPAMIRASAKNHAYVATVVDPADYADVVAELEKHSGSLPLAFRKKLAAKAFSRTAAYDAAISNWFAEAIDEETPTYRAVAGKLHSVMRYGENPHQTAGFYLTGEKRPGVATATQLQGKQLSYNNINDTDAAFELVAEFDPARTAAVAIIKHANPCGVAEASTIKEAYLKALACDPVSAFGGIVALNRTLDEEAAEEIVKTFTEVIIAPDATEGAQAIVAAKKNLRLLVTGGLPDPRAKGIAAKTVAGGLLVQSRDNGVVDDLDLKVVTKRAPTEAELNDLKFAFRVGKHVKSNAIVYVKDGATVGIGAGQMSRVDSARIAARKAEDAAEAAGLAAPLTKGCVVASDAFFPFADGLLSAVEAGATAVIQPGGSMRDDEVIAAADEHGIAMVMTGMRHFRH encoded by the coding sequence ATGGCTGTCAGCTCCAAGCATATTCCCGCTCCCGATCTTCATCGGGTGCGCCGCGCCCTCCTTTCCGTTTCCGACAAAACCGGCCTGATCGATTTCGCCAAGGCGCTTCATGCCAATGGCGTCGAAATCCTCTCGACCGGCGGCACAGCAAAATCGATTGCCGCCGCAGGCATTCCGGTGAAGGACGTATCCGAAATCACCGGCTTTCCGGAAATCATGGATGGGCGCGTCAAGACGCTGCATCCGGCAGTCCATGGCGGCCTGCTCGCCGTGCGCAACGACCCGGAACATGTCGCGGCCATGGAAGAACACGGCATTGGCGGCATCGATCTTGCCGTCATCAATCTTTATCCGTTCGAGGAAGTCCGCTTCAAGGGCGGCGACTACGACACGACCGTCGAGAATATCGACATTGGCGGCCCGGCGATGATCCGCGCTTCGGCCAAGAACCACGCCTATGTCGCAACCGTCGTTGACCCTGCCGATTATGCAGACGTCGTGGCTGAACTGGAAAAGCATTCCGGCTCCCTGCCGCTTGCCTTCCGCAAAAAGCTTGCCGCCAAGGCCTTTTCGCGCACGGCAGCTTATGACGCGGCCATTTCCAACTGGTTTGCCGAAGCAATCGACGAAGAAACGCCGACCTATCGCGCGGTTGCCGGCAAGCTGCATTCCGTCATGCGCTACGGTGAAAACCCGCACCAGACGGCTGGCTTTTATCTCACCGGCGAAAAGCGCCCCGGCGTTGCCACTGCGACCCAGCTTCAGGGCAAGCAGCTTTCCTATAACAACATCAACGATACCGATGCGGCTTTTGAGCTGGTGGCCGAATTCGATCCCGCCCGCACCGCAGCCGTTGCCATCATCAAGCACGCCAATCCATGCGGCGTGGCGGAAGCGTCCACCATTAAGGAAGCCTACCTCAAGGCACTCGCCTGCGATCCGGTTTCGGCCTTTGGCGGCATTGTCGCGCTCAACAGGACGCTCGATGAGGAAGCCGCTGAAGAGATCGTGAAAACCTTCACAGAAGTCATCATCGCGCCCGATGCCACCGAAGGCGCACAGGCCATCGTCGCGGCCAAGAAGAACCTGCGCCTGCTTGTCACCGGCGGCCTGCCGGACCCGCGCGCCAAGGGCATTGCCGCCAAGACGGTTGCCGGTGGCCTGCTGGTCCAGTCGCGCGACAATGGTGTGGTGGACGATCTCGATCTCAAGGTCGTCACCAAGCGCGCACCGACCGAAGCCGAGCTTAACGATCTGAAATTCGCCTTCCGCGTCGGCAAGCATGTGAAGTCGAACGCCATCGTCTATGTGAAGGACGGCGCAACGGTCGGCATTGGCGCAGGCCAGATGAGCCGCGTGGATTCAGCCCGCATTGCCGCCCGCAAGGCAGAAGATGCGGCCGAAGCCGCCGGCCTTGCAGCGCCGCTCACCAAGGGCTGCGTGGTCGCGTCCGATGCATTCTTCCCCTTTGCAGACGGTCTGCTTTCCGCTGTCGAGGCCGGTGCAACCGCCGTCATCCAGCCGGGCGGCTCCATGCGTGACGACGAAGTGATCGCCGCTGCCGATGAACATGGCATCGCCATGGTCATGACGGGGATGCGCCACTTCCGCCACTGA
- a CDS encoding heparinase II/III family protein: MTNNTEKDRVTVALSETPHLWGLAIAQAWRKFSRRLRMGPLYRWRFTGFTPDRILIAPSDLRVADPQLAQEFYHGRFALAGRLVETGGLSPFAVEPPTPEWEAALQGFGWLRHLKSANSELATANARALVDDWMRMFGKRIGGIAWAPEVTAQRIIAWLQHSNLILSGAELPAYRKFMRSLAMQVRYLRTVAAAMDDGEERLRARIALAFAALALPVSPPTARAARRNLEYELKRQIMPDGGHISRNPVTVLELLADLLPLRQTYANGTESPPKALIEAVERMLPALRFFRHQDGSLALFNGVGPTMPERIISVLRHDETAGSPLTHAPYSGYERLSMGSTTIIADTGLPPPVTASRDAHAGCLAFEMSSGRQRYIVNSGIDRFGPPEFRPLGRSTAAHSTATINDTSSCRFSLNASLSNMIGTPIIAGPTRVQRDRIEEMGRQGFVASHDGYARLFGIYHERRIVLSHNGSVIQGADRFYRGDGRPSKANGRDNIAVRFHLHPSVDISFDENGLIVLSGDRDDTWVFSCFEVAPQLEDSIFFAGFRGPVTSKQIVLSFPASDLPEVNWQFSRVALGSYV, encoded by the coding sequence ATGACAAACAATACGGAGAAAGACCGGGTGACAGTCGCCCTCAGCGAAACCCCACATCTTTGGGGATTGGCCATTGCACAGGCGTGGCGCAAATTCAGCCGCCGCCTTCGCATGGGACCGCTTTATCGCTGGCGCTTCACCGGCTTTACGCCGGACCGCATCCTGATCGCCCCGTCTGACCTGCGCGTTGCCGACCCGCAACTGGCGCAGGAATTCTATCATGGCCGTTTCGCGCTGGCCGGACGCCTCGTCGAAACCGGCGGATTGTCGCCTTTCGCCGTCGAACCGCCAACGCCTGAATGGGAAGCAGCCCTTCAGGGTTTCGGCTGGCTGCGCCATCTCAAAAGCGCCAATAGCGAACTGGCAACCGCCAATGCGCGCGCGCTCGTCGATGACTGGATGCGCATGTTCGGCAAGCGCATCGGCGGCATTGCCTGGGCGCCGGAAGTCACCGCCCAGCGCATCATCGCATGGTTGCAGCATTCCAACCTCATCCTGTCGGGTGCGGAACTGCCCGCCTATCGCAAATTCATGCGCTCGCTCGCCATGCAGGTGCGCTATCTGCGCACCGTCGCCGCCGCCATGGATGATGGAGAGGAACGCTTGCGCGCCCGCATCGCGCTTGCTTTCGCCGCCCTGGCGCTGCCTGTTTCGCCGCCGACTGCCCGCGCCGCGCGGCGCAATCTGGAATATGAGCTGAAACGCCAGATCATGCCGGATGGCGGGCATATCTCGCGCAATCCCGTTACGGTTCTGGAATTGCTGGCCGATCTTCTGCCGCTTCGCCAGACTTATGCCAATGGCACGGAATCGCCGCCCAAGGCGCTGATCGAAGCCGTTGAACGCATGTTGCCTGCGCTGCGCTTCTTCCGCCATCAGGATGGCAGCCTTGCGCTTTTCAACGGCGTCGGCCCAACCATGCCGGAACGCATCATTTCGGTTCTGCGGCATGATGAAACCGCCGGATCGCCGCTGACCCACGCGCCCTATTCCGGTTATGAGCGGCTTTCGATGGGGTCCACCACCATCATTGCCGACACCGGACTGCCGCCGCCGGTGACAGCATCGCGGGACGCCCATGCCGGTTGTCTCGCCTTTGAAATGTCCTCCGGGCGCCAGCGTTATATTGTCAATTCCGGCATCGACCGTTTCGGCCCGCCGGAATTTCGTCCTTTGGGCCGCTCGACGGCTGCACACTCCACCGCCACCATCAACGATACGTCCTCGTGCCGTTTCAGCCTCAATGCGAGCCTTTCCAACATGATCGGCACGCCGATCATTGCAGGCCCCACCCGCGTGCAGCGCGACCGGATCGAGGAAATGGGGCGGCAGGGCTTTGTTGCCAGCCACGACGGCTATGCGCGCCTGTTCGGCATCTATCACGAGCGCCGTATCGTGCTGTCGCATAATGGCAGCGTCATTCAGGGCGCAGACCGGTTCTATCGCGGCGATGGCCGCCCATCCAAGGCAAACGGGCGCGACAATATTGCGGTGCGTTTCCACCTGCATCCGTCGGTCGATATTTCCTTTGATGAGAACGGATTGATCGTTCTGTCAGGAGACCGCGACGACACCTGGGTCTTTTCCTGCTTTGAAGTTGCGCCACAACTGGAAGATTCGATCTTCTTTGCGGGCTTCCGCGGCCCCGTGACATCAAAGCAGATCGTGCTCTCCTTCCCTGCTTCCGACCTGCCGGAAGTGAACTGGCAGTTCAGCCGCGTCGCCCTCGGCAGTTACGTATAA
- a CDS encoding RsmB/NOP family class I SAM-dependent RNA methyltransferase encodes MNDKKPAPKRGNKKPQTNSNSAADLRPGLAARLCAARLLGAVIEKNTSLDGLTDNAHGHPQYLALEPRDRALVRAILGSALHNRGSIERAINKRLDRPLPENAVALKHLLHVAVAQIFYLDLPDHSAVDLAVEAANSDPRNRKYAGLVNALLRRLARNKERALAHTFEPEANVPEWFAKSITDAYGTEKAATILAMHAYEPPIDFTVKGDAKAWAEKLGGVALPNGSVRLQTVESNLTDLPGFAEGEWWVQDVAASLPARLMDDIKGKRVADLCAAPGGKTAQLVLQGADVTALDLSENRLKRLNANLERLGFEAKTVATNLMDFKPDELFDAVLLDAPCSSTGTVRRHPDVPWTKTPQDIAKLAELQGKLLAHAATLVKPGGVIVFSNCSLHPLEGEEMARKAPENPLLEPFPITEQDCPGLEGLVTAEGFLRSTPADLPPDRLDGNPHMAGMDGFFAARFKRV; translated from the coding sequence GTGAACGATAAAAAACCCGCGCCGAAGCGTGGAAACAAAAAGCCGCAAACGAATAGCAACAGCGCCGCAGACCTGCGCCCCGGTCTGGCGGCGCGTTTGTGTGCGGCCCGCCTTCTGGGCGCGGTGATCGAAAAGAACACCTCGCTCGACGGCCTGACCGACAATGCCCACGGCCATCCGCAATATCTGGCGCTGGAGCCGCGCGACCGCGCGCTGGTTCGCGCCATTCTGGGTTCTGCGCTGCACAATCGCGGCAGCATCGAACGCGCCATCAACAAGCGGCTCGACCGGCCATTGCCGGAAAATGCCGTGGCGCTGAAGCATCTGCTCCATGTTGCCGTCGCCCAGATTTTCTATCTCGACCTGCCCGACCATTCGGCAGTCGATCTTGCAGTCGAGGCCGCGAACAGCGATCCGCGCAACCGCAAATATGCCGGTCTGGTCAACGCCCTGCTGCGGCGTCTCGCGCGCAACAAGGAACGCGCGCTCGCCCATACATTTGAGCCCGAAGCCAATGTGCCAGAATGGTTTGCCAAGAGCATCACCGACGCCTATGGCACGGAAAAAGCAGCGACCATTCTCGCCATGCACGCCTATGAGCCGCCGATCGATTTCACGGTCAAGGGCGATGCCAAGGCATGGGCCGAAAAGCTCGGCGGCGTGGCGCTGCCCAATGGTTCGGTGCGCCTGCAAACGGTGGAGAGCAATCTCACCGACCTGCCCGGCTTTGCCGAGGGCGAATGGTGGGTGCAGGATGTAGCGGCAAGCCTGCCTGCGCGCCTGATGGACGATATCAAAGGCAAACGGGTTGCCGATCTTTGTGCCGCCCCCGGCGGCAAGACGGCGCAGCTTGTGCTTCAGGGGGCCGACGTGACCGCGCTTGACCTGTCCGAAAACCGGCTGAAGCGTCTCAACGCCAATCTGGAACGCCTCGGTTTCGAGGCGAAGACTGTCGCCACCAATCTGATGGATTTTAAGCCCGACGAACTGTTCGACGCCGTGCTTCTGGATGCGCCCTGCTCGTCCACCGGCACGGTGCGCCGTCACCCGGACGTGCCATGGACCAAGACGCCGCAGGACATTGCAAAACTCGCAGAACTTCAGGGCAAGCTTTTGGCGCACGCAGCCACGCTGGTGAAACCCGGCGGCGTGATCGTCTTTTCCAATTGCTCGCTGCATCCGCTCGAAGGCGAGGAAATGGCGCGCAAGGCGCCGGAAAATCCGCTGCTGGAACCGTTCCCAATCACGGAGCAGGATTGTCCCGGCCTTGAAGGGCTGGTGACGGCGGAAGGCTTCCTGCGCTCCACCCCGGCAGACCTGCCGCCGGATCGTTTGGACGGCAATCCGCACATGGCCGGCATGGACGGCTTCTTCGCGGCCCGTTTCAAGCGCGTATAA